A section of the Streptomyces xinghaiensis S187 genome encodes:
- a CDS encoding SanA/YdcF family protein: MLGCVLGLLPMTWMTAAGSDRVRTVADVPPAPVAVVFGAGLRDGAPSPYLAHRLDAAAELYGAGTVRVVLVTGDNSTRDYDEPDAMRAYLTARGVPDGRIVSDYAGFDTWDSCVRAKKIFGVERAVLVTQGFHIRRALALCAAAGLDAYGVGVAERRDVTWYAGGAREVLAAAKAALDAAVRPDPHFLGPREPGVREALAPAEPADPPAP; the protein is encoded by the coding sequence GTGCTCGGCTGTGTGCTGGGCCTGCTGCCGATGACGTGGATGACGGCGGCCGGCTCCGACCGGGTGCGGACCGTCGCGGACGTCCCGCCCGCCCCGGTGGCCGTCGTCTTCGGTGCCGGGCTGCGGGACGGCGCCCCGTCGCCGTATCTGGCCCACCGCCTCGACGCGGCGGCCGAGTTGTACGGGGCGGGCACGGTCCGGGTGGTGCTGGTGACGGGCGACAACAGCACCCGGGACTACGACGAGCCCGACGCGATGCGCGCCTACCTCACGGCGCGCGGCGTACCGGACGGCCGGATCGTCAGCGACTACGCCGGGTTCGACACCTGGGACTCCTGCGTCCGGGCGAAGAAGATCTTCGGCGTGGAGCGCGCCGTGCTCGTCACCCAGGGCTTCCACATCCGCAGGGCGCTGGCGCTGTGCGCGGCGGCGGGCCTCGACGCGTACGGCGTCGGCGTGGCCGAGCGGCGCGACGTGACCTGGTACGCGGGCGGGGCCCGGGAGGTCCTCGCGGCGGCGAAGGCCGCGCTGGACGCCGCGGTCCGCCCGGACCCGCACTTCCTCGGCCCACGGGAACCGGGCGTGCGGGAGGCCCTGGCCCCGGCGGAACCCGCGGACCCGCCGGCGCCGTAG
- a CDS encoding sirohydrochlorin chelatase: MTASTPHPGPHGRCPGPLDLDSTAQLMHRIGSRLGTALHSIGARGGHPYPTTRRSGTRSPVLVAVAHGSRDPEALRTVTALLDRVRALRPGLSVRLGHIELNEPLLPDTLAETEAALRTGRPAAPGPGPGAGTGGSGAAAHGAVLVPLLLSRGYHVKHDIPRILAGSAPALRAVVAAPLGPHPLLAEALHARLTEAAGAPRGPEGGLDGYDGVVLAAAGSRDPDGARDTGRTARLLGARLGGIPVLPAYASAAAPTVPEAVRELRARGCRRVAVASYFTAPGRFATLCAQAAPDGLAAAPLGAHTAMARLVLHRYDEALAAAAPPAARTSPLRTAPTRPGSASAA; the protein is encoded by the coding sequence ATGACGGCGTCGACCCCGCACCCAGGCCCCCACGGCCGCTGCCCCGGCCCTCTCGACCTCGACAGCACGGCGCAGCTCATGCACCGGATCGGCAGCCGGCTCGGCACCGCACTCCACTCCATCGGCGCCCGCGGCGGGCACCCGTACCCCACAACCCGCCGCTCCGGGACCCGGTCGCCCGTTCTGGTCGCCGTGGCACACGGCAGCCGCGACCCCGAGGCCCTGCGCACGGTCACCGCGCTCCTCGACCGGGTCCGCGCGCTCCGTCCCGGGCTCTCGGTGCGCCTCGGGCACATCGAGCTGAACGAACCCCTGCTGCCGGACACGCTGGCGGAGACGGAAGCGGCCCTCCGGACAGGCCGCCCGGCCGCTCCGGGCCCCGGTCCCGGCGCCGGGACCGGCGGCAGCGGCGCCGCAGCCCACGGTGCCGTCCTCGTGCCCCTGCTGCTCAGCCGCGGGTACCACGTCAAGCACGACATCCCGCGGATCCTCGCCGGCTCGGCCCCCGCCCTGCGGGCCGTCGTCGCCGCGCCGCTCGGCCCGCACCCCCTGCTCGCCGAGGCGCTGCACGCCCGGCTGACCGAGGCGGCCGGCGCTCCGCGCGGCCCCGAGGGCGGTCTTGACGGCTACGACGGCGTGGTGCTGGCGGCGGCCGGATCGCGCGATCCGGACGGAGCCCGCGACACCGGCCGCACCGCCCGGCTCCTCGGCGCACGCCTCGGCGGCATCCCCGTGCTCCCGGCCTACGCCTCGGCCGCGGCGCCCACCGTGCCGGAAGCGGTCCGCGAACTGCGCGCCCGGGGCTGCCGCCGCGTGGCCGTGGCCTCGTACTTCACCGCGCCCGGGCGGTTCGCCACCCTCTGCGCGCAGGCCGCGCCGGACGGCCTCGCGGCGGCCCCCCTGGGAGCGCACACCGCGATGGCCCGCCTGGTCCTGCACCGCTACGACGAGGCGCTCGCCGCCGCGGCACCACCGGCGGCCCGGACCTCCCCGCTCCGGACCGCGCCCACCCGCCCGGGCTCCGCCTCGGCCGCATAG
- a CDS encoding deoxyguanosinetriphosphate triphosphohydrolase: MNGEGTPAPLSPGAPGDRPVPGGPGSPRPSRTPVPGYDRADVERWSAEPDKRPGRTDFQRDRARVLHSAALRRLAGKTQVVTPGIAQESATAAAGGAGPVRTSAWDASPRTRLTHSLECAQVGRELGAALGCDPDLVEVACLAHDLGHPPFGHNGEQVLDEFAKGCGGFEGNAQSLRLLTRIEPKRFVRTDDGDLVSVGLNLTRAALDAATKYPWPRGAHPAGPASPKFGVYEDDRPVFDWLRQGAPPGRQCFEAQVMDWSDDVAYSVHDVEDGLHAGHIDPNLLLAEPERQDIFRVALARYAPPGAEPDELAEALDRLTDQEWWPHGYDGSAVAQARLKDATSQLIGRFCLAAEGATRAAYGSGRLTRYAAELVVPRATRLECAVLKAVADRYVMQHPEQERLRADQRVVLGELAEALSARAPDGMDPQFRAEYAAAGDDRARQRVVVDQIASLTDSSARGLHARLTARPGPHEG; the protein is encoded by the coding sequence ATGAACGGCGAAGGCACACCAGCGCCCCTGTCCCCCGGGGCCCCCGGCGACCGCCCGGTCCCCGGCGGACCGGGGTCCCCCCGCCCTTCCCGCACCCCCGTGCCGGGATACGACCGGGCGGACGTCGAGCGCTGGTCGGCCGAGCCGGACAAGCGCCCCGGCCGGACCGACTTCCAGCGCGACCGCGCCCGCGTCCTGCACTCCGCGGCCCTGCGCCGTCTCGCGGGGAAGACCCAGGTGGTGACGCCCGGCATCGCCCAGGAGTCCGCCACCGCGGCCGCGGGCGGCGCCGGGCCCGTCCGGACCTCCGCCTGGGACGCCAGTCCCCGCACCCGCCTCACCCACTCGCTGGAGTGCGCCCAGGTCGGCCGGGAACTGGGGGCGGCGCTCGGCTGCGATCCCGATCTCGTGGAGGTGGCCTGCCTGGCGCACGACCTCGGCCACCCGCCCTTCGGGCACAACGGCGAACAGGTGCTCGACGAGTTCGCCAAGGGCTGCGGCGGCTTCGAGGGCAACGCCCAGTCCCTGCGGCTGCTGACCCGCATCGAGCCGAAACGGTTCGTCCGCACGGACGACGGCGACCTGGTGAGCGTCGGCCTCAACCTCACCCGCGCCGCCCTCGACGCGGCCACCAAGTACCCGTGGCCGCGCGGCGCCCACCCCGCCGGCCCGGCCTCCCCGAAGTTCGGCGTCTACGAGGACGACCGGCCCGTCTTCGACTGGCTCCGGCAGGGCGCGCCCCCGGGGCGGCAGTGCTTCGAGGCCCAGGTCATGGACTGGTCCGACGATGTGGCGTACTCCGTCCACGACGTCGAGGACGGCCTCCACGCCGGCCACATCGACCCCAACCTCCTCCTCGCGGAGCCCGAGCGGCAGGACATCTTCCGGGTGGCGCTGGCCCGTTACGCGCCCCCGGGCGCCGAACCGGACGAACTGGCCGAAGCTCTGGACCGGTTGACCGACCAGGAGTGGTGGCCGCACGGCTACGACGGCTCCGCCGTGGCGCAGGCCCGGCTGAAGGACGCCACCAGCCAGCTCATCGGCCGCTTCTGCCTCGCCGCCGAGGGCGCGACGCGGGCCGCGTACGGCTCGGGGCGGCTGACCCGCTACGCCGCCGAGCTGGTGGTTCCCCGGGCCACGCGCCTGGAGTGCGCCGTGCTCAAGGCGGTCGCCGACCGCTACGTCATGCAGCACCCGGAGCAGGAGCGACTCCGCGCCGACCAGCGCGTCGTCCTCGGGGAGCTGGCCGAGGCGCTGAGCGCGCGGGCGCCCGACGGCATGGACCCGCAGTTCCGGGCGGAGTACGCGGCGGCCGGCGACGACCGGGCCCGGCAGCGGGTGGTCGTCGACCAGATCGCCTCGCTCACCGACAGCTCGGCCCGCGGCCTGCACGCCCGGCTCACGGCCCGGCCGGGCCCGCACGAGGGCTGA
- a CDS encoding NAD(P)/FAD-dependent oxidoreductase has translation MVDAHQTFVIVGGGLAGAKAAETLRSEGFTGRVILICDERDQPYERPPLSKGFLIGKEERDSVFVHEPAWYARAEIELHLGQSAVHLDPAAKTVGLGDGTRCHYDKLLLATGAEPRRLDIPGTGLAGVHHLRRLAHAERLRGVLASLGRDNGHLLIAGAGWIGLEVAAAARGYGAEVTVVERAATPLYGILGPELGGIFTDLHAERGVRFHFGASLTEITGQDGMVLAARTDDGEEHPAHAVLAAIGAAPRTALAESAGLELADPASGGGIAVDASLRTSDPDIYAAGDVAAAAHPLLGGRLRVEHWANALNGGPAAARSMLGREVVYDRVPYFFSDQYDVGLEYSGYAPPGSYDQVVIRGDAGRREFIAFWLSADGRVLAGMNVNVWDVTDKIQRLVRAGRPVDPSALADPSVPLGSLTERAGG, from the coding sequence GTGGTCGACGCACATCAGACCTTCGTCATCGTCGGGGGAGGACTGGCGGGGGCGAAGGCGGCCGAGACCCTGCGGTCCGAGGGGTTCACCGGCCGGGTCATCCTCATCTGCGACGAGCGCGACCAGCCCTACGAGCGACCGCCCCTCTCCAAGGGCTTCCTCATCGGCAAGGAGGAACGGGACAGCGTCTTCGTCCACGAACCCGCCTGGTACGCGCGGGCCGAGATCGAACTGCACCTCGGCCAGTCCGCCGTCCACCTCGACCCGGCCGCCAAGACCGTCGGCCTCGGCGACGGCACCCGCTGCCACTACGACAAGCTGCTGCTCGCCACCGGCGCGGAGCCCCGCCGCCTCGACATCCCCGGCACCGGCCTGGCCGGCGTCCACCATCTGCGCCGGCTGGCGCACGCCGAACGGCTGCGCGGCGTCCTCGCCTCACTGGGCCGGGACAACGGCCACCTCCTCATCGCCGGTGCCGGCTGGATCGGCCTCGAAGTGGCCGCGGCCGCCCGCGGTTACGGCGCCGAGGTGACGGTGGTCGAACGCGCCGCCACCCCGCTGTACGGCATCCTCGGCCCCGAGCTGGGCGGCATCTTCACCGATCTCCACGCCGAGCGCGGCGTCCGCTTCCACTTCGGCGCGAGCCTCACGGAGATCACCGGCCAGGACGGCATGGTCCTCGCGGCCCGCACGGACGACGGCGAGGAGCACCCCGCGCACGCCGTCCTCGCCGCCATCGGCGCGGCCCCGCGCACCGCCCTCGCCGAATCGGCCGGGCTGGAACTGGCCGACCCGGCCTCCGGCGGCGGCATCGCCGTCGACGCCTCCCTGCGCACCAGCGACCCGGACATCTACGCCGCCGGTGACGTCGCCGCCGCGGCCCATCCGCTGCTCGGCGGCCGGCTGCGCGTCGAACACTGGGCGAACGCCCTCAACGGCGGCCCGGCGGCGGCCCGTTCGATGCTCGGCCGCGAAGTGGTCTACGACCGGGTCCCGTACTTCTTCTCCGACCAGTACGACGTGGGCCTGGAGTACTCCGGCTACGCCCCGCCCGGCAGCTACGACCAGGTGGTGATCCGCGGGGACGCGGGCCGCCGGGAGTTCATCGCCTTCTGGCTGTCCGCCGACGGCCGGGTGCTCGCCGGTATGAACGTCAACGTCTGGGACGTCACCGACAAGATCCAGCGGCTGGTCCGCGCCGGGCGGCCCGTGGACCCGTCGGCGCTCGCCGACCCCTCCGTACCCCTGGGATCGCTGACGGAGCGGGCGGGCGGGTAG
- a CDS encoding GNAT family N-acetyltransferase — protein sequence MAIPTAVTPVAEIFELRWKVLRPGLPEETAVFPEDSAPGTFHIAAYDGSRAVRACVTFFPEPLPGSGGRTPAHRFRGMASEPSVRGRGFGRAVLAAGIAEARSRGAGVVWCHGRTGARGFYEREGFTVAGEEFEIEGVGPHVVLTRALGDGAD from the coding sequence ATGGCGATCCCCACAGCCGTCACCCCGGTGGCGGAGATCTTCGAGCTGCGGTGGAAGGTGCTCCGCCCCGGCCTCCCCGAGGAGACCGCGGTGTTTCCGGAGGACTCGGCTCCCGGCACCTTCCACATCGCCGCGTACGACGGGAGCCGGGCGGTACGGGCCTGCGTCACCTTCTTCCCGGAGCCCCTCCCCGGCTCCGGCGGCCGGACGCCCGCCCATCGCTTCCGCGGGATGGCGAGCGAGCCGTCGGTCCGGGGGCGGGGCTTCGGCCGGGCCGTGCTGGCCGCGGGGATCGCCGAGGCCCGCTCGCGGGGCGCCGGGGTCGTCTGGTGCCACGGCCGCACCGGAGCCCGGGGCTTCTACGAGCGCGAGGGCTTCACGGTGGCCGGTGAGGAGTTCGAGATCGAGGGCGTCGGCCCGCACGTGGTCCTGACGAGGGCGCTCGGAGACGGCGCGGACTGA
- the dnaG gene encoding DNA primase, which translates to MAGRINDDDVKAVRDAVPIDAVVSEYLQLRSAGGGNLKGLCPFHDEKSPSFQVSPSKGLYYCFGCQEGGDTLDFVMKLDHLSFSEAVERLAAQAGITLRYEEGGYNPGRQQGEKIRLVEAHRAAARYYTEQLDGPEAEIGRKFLAERGFDQAAAEHFGVGYSPAGWDHLVRFLRGKGFTDKELILSGLAQDGRRGPIDRFRGRLMWPIRDITGEVIGFGARKLREDDNGPKYLNTPETPLYRKSQVLYGIDLAKKDIAKGSRAVVVEGYTDVMACHLAGVTTAIATCGTSFGGEHIKILRRLLMDNSGAEVVFTFDGDAAGQKAALRAFEDDQKFAAETSIAITPGGMDPCELRLAEGDEAVRSLIDSRTPLFAFALRSIVSGYHLTSEEGQVAALNAGVPVVARIKDRSLRDRYATRLGGMVGLTSPAEEEAVRRRVHALARSYERGAPEPALSGAAPGRGPQGGRGRQPEAQRPAAPRGPRLDLRSPAHRVERELLKLALQRPDLVAPVFDAYGADEFTAAPYATVREAIAEAGGTTGADDGFLTRAREAAPDDTVRSLITELAVEPLLTRKEPDEFYAGTQLAAVRLAAVDRRIGQIQGSMRRCEAGGDMSAYASLQEELWVLEQYRQDLRNRGAAAL; encoded by the coding sequence GTGGCAGGCAGGATCAACGACGACGACGTGAAGGCGGTCCGGGACGCGGTCCCGATCGACGCCGTCGTGTCCGAGTACCTCCAGCTCCGGAGCGCCGGCGGCGGCAACCTCAAGGGCCTGTGCCCCTTCCACGACGAGAAGAGCCCGTCCTTCCAGGTCAGCCCCAGCAAGGGGCTCTACTACTGCTTCGGCTGCCAGGAGGGCGGGGACACCCTCGACTTCGTGATGAAGCTCGACCACCTCTCCTTCTCGGAGGCCGTCGAGCGGCTGGCCGCCCAGGCCGGCATCACCCTGCGCTACGAGGAGGGCGGCTACAACCCGGGCCGCCAGCAGGGCGAGAAGATCCGCCTGGTCGAGGCGCACCGGGCCGCCGCCCGCTACTACACCGAGCAGCTCGACGGCCCCGAGGCGGAGATCGGCCGGAAGTTCCTCGCCGAGCGCGGCTTCGACCAGGCCGCGGCCGAGCACTTCGGCGTCGGCTACTCCCCGGCCGGCTGGGACCACCTCGTCCGCTTCCTGCGCGGCAAGGGCTTCACCGACAAGGAGCTGATCCTCTCCGGCCTCGCGCAGGACGGCCGCCGCGGCCCCATCGACCGGTTCCGCGGCCGGCTGATGTGGCCCATCCGCGACATCACCGGCGAGGTGATCGGTTTCGGCGCCCGCAAGCTCCGCGAGGACGACAACGGCCCCAAGTACCTCAACACCCCCGAAACCCCGCTCTACCGCAAGTCGCAGGTCCTCTACGGCATCGACCTCGCCAAGAAGGACATCGCCAAGGGCAGCCGGGCCGTCGTCGTCGAGGGGTACACCGACGTCATGGCCTGCCATCTCGCCGGGGTCACCACCGCCATCGCCACCTGCGGCACCTCCTTCGGCGGCGAGCACATCAAGATCCTCCGCCGGCTGCTGATGGACAACTCCGGCGCCGAGGTCGTCTTCACGTTCGACGGCGACGCGGCCGGGCAGAAGGCCGCGCTCCGCGCCTTCGAGGACGACCAGAAGTTCGCCGCCGAGACCTCCATCGCCATCACCCCCGGCGGTATGGACCCCTGCGAACTGCGCCTCGCCGAGGGCGACGAGGCCGTGCGCTCCCTGATCGACTCCCGCACCCCGCTGTTCGCCTTCGCGCTCCGCTCGATCGTCTCCGGGTACCACCTCACCTCCGAGGAGGGCCAGGTCGCCGCGCTCAACGCGGGCGTGCCCGTGGTGGCGCGGATCAAGGACCGCAGCCTGCGGGACCGGTACGCCACCCGGCTCGGCGGCATGGTCGGCCTCACCTCCCCGGCCGAGGAGGAGGCCGTGCGCCGCCGGGTGCACGCCCTGGCGCGCAGCTACGAGCGCGGCGCGCCGGAACCGGCCCTGTCGGGCGCGGCGCCCGGCCGCGGTCCGCAGGGCGGCCGGGGCCGGCAGCCGGAGGCACAGCGTCCCGCGGCGCCCCGGGGCCCGCGGCTGGATCTGCGCAGCCCGGCCCACCGCGTGGAGCGGGAGCTGCTCAAACTGGCGCTCCAGCGGCCCGACTTGGTCGCCCCCGTGTTCGACGCCTACGGAGCGGACGAGTTCACGGCCGCCCCCTACGCCACGGTGCGCGAGGCCATCGCCGAGGCGGGCGGCACGACCGGCGCGGACGACGGCTTCCTCACCCGCGCCCGCGAGGCGGCGCCGGACGACACGGTGCGTTCACTGATCACGGAGCTGGCCGTCGAGCCGCTGCTGACCCGCAAGGAGCCGGACGAGTTCTACGCCGGCACCCAGCTCGCCGCCGTGCGGCTGGCCGCCGTGGACCGGCGGATCGGGCAGATCCAGGGCTCGATGCGCCGCTGCGAGGCCGGCGGCGACATGTCCGCGTACGCCTCCCTGCAGGAGGAGCTGTGGGTGCTGGAGCAGTACCGGCAGGATCTCCGGAACCGGGGCGCCGCCGCGCTCTGA
- a CDS encoding RNA polymerase sigma factor, whose amino-acid sequence MQTHTLSGTAAAVSPLTVPPHHPGAADGTPPGDSAGPADPAEDTEPPPDGAPPGGAPPEDAFPGGLPAGDPAVADAEPDEGPDAVPDAAPDAVPDAEPPPAPARAGDGTARSDPSGPSSDLFRQYLREIGRIPLLSAAEEVELATRVEAGLFAEDKLSRFPDLDSRLADELDQLVVLGRMAKRRLIEANLRLVVSVAKRYVGRGLTMLDLVQEGNLGLIRAVEKFDYARGYKFSTYATWWIRQAMSRALADQARTIRVPVHVVELINRVIRVQRRILQERGHEPAAEEVAAHLGLTPERVDEVLRLAQEPVSLHAPVGEEDDVAFGDLIEDGDAASPVESAAFLLLREHLDHVLSTLGERERRVVQLRYGLVDGRPRTLEEIGQIFGVTRERIRQIESKTLGRLREHSYADQLRGYLD is encoded by the coding sequence GTGCAGACCCATACCCTCAGCGGCACGGCGGCGGCCGTGTCCCCGCTGACCGTCCCGCCGCACCATCCCGGGGCGGCGGACGGCACGCCGCCCGGCGACTCCGCCGGTCCCGCCGACCCGGCCGAGGACACCGAACCGCCGCCGGACGGCGCTCCGCCGGGCGGCGCCCCGCCCGAGGACGCGTTCCCCGGCGGCCTCCCGGCCGGCGACCCCGCCGTCGCGGACGCCGAGCCGGATGAGGGCCCGGATGCCGTTCCGGACGCGGCCCCGGATGCCGTCCCGGACGCCGAGCCCCCGCCCGCGCCCGCCCGCGCGGGTGACGGCACCGCCCGCTCCGATCCCTCCGGCCCCTCCTCCGACCTCTTCCGCCAGTACCTGCGCGAGATCGGCCGCATCCCGCTGCTCTCGGCCGCCGAGGAGGTGGAGCTCGCGACCCGCGTGGAGGCCGGGCTCTTCGCCGAGGACAAGCTGAGCCGCTTCCCCGACCTCGACTCCCGGCTGGCCGACGAACTGGACCAGCTGGTGGTGCTCGGCCGGATGGCCAAACGCCGGCTGATCGAGGCCAATCTGCGGCTCGTCGTCTCCGTCGCCAAGCGCTATGTCGGCCGTGGGCTGACCATGCTCGACCTCGTCCAGGAGGGCAACCTCGGCCTCATCCGCGCCGTCGAGAAGTTCGACTACGCCCGCGGGTACAAGTTCTCCACCTACGCCACCTGGTGGATACGGCAGGCCATGTCCCGGGCCCTCGCCGACCAGGCGCGCACCATCCGGGTCCCCGTCCACGTCGTCGAACTGATCAACCGCGTCATCCGGGTACAGCGCCGCATCCTGCAGGAGCGCGGTCACGAGCCGGCGGCCGAGGAGGTCGCCGCCCATCTCGGCCTCACCCCGGAGCGGGTGGACGAGGTGCTGCGCCTCGCCCAGGAGCCGGTCTCCCTGCACGCGCCGGTCGGCGAGGAGGACGACGTGGCCTTCGGCGACCTCATCGAGGACGGCGACGCCGCGTCCCCCGTCGAGTCCGCCGCCTTCCTGCTGCTCCGCGAACATCTCGACCATGTGCTCTCCACGCTCGGCGAACGGGAGCGCAGAGTCGTCCAGTTGCGCTACGGACTGGTCGACGGACGGCCGCGCACGCTGGAGGAGATCGGGCAGATCTTCGGGGTGACCCGGGAACGCATCCGGCAGATCGAGTCCAAGACCCTCGGCAGACTCCGCGAACACAGCTACGCCGACCAGCTCCGCGGCTACCTCGACTGA